One part of the Armatimonadota bacterium genome encodes these proteins:
- a CDS encoding sugar phosphate isomerase/epimerase — translation MRIGVADYGMNVWEGGDFDSEQRWAGLKAIGYDGVERLRAIGAEEAMHKAARARRIGMDFATCLGPTAETSIQWTAALGKSYVWTNVTGKDFDTFCRQVNVQAAACARWGIRAGLHNHLGTAVETQPQLEQFLARCPGCGLILDTAHLAAAEGDPIAIIEEHAQRLVAVHVKDWLVVNPDIGLDRWPERGRFCELGAGNIGLDNSAVMRALGRAGYDGWVFVEQDTHLQDPLADLAISREYLRAAGR, via the coding sequence ATGAGGATTGGCGTCGCTGACTACGGGATGAACGTGTGGGAGGGTGGGGACTTCGATTCGGAGCAGCGTTGGGCCGGACTGAAGGCCATCGGCTACGACGGCGTCGAGCGGCTGCGCGCGATCGGCGCGGAGGAGGCGATGCACAAGGCTGCGCGCGCGCGCCGAATAGGGATGGATTTCGCCACTTGCCTCGGCCCCACTGCCGAGACCTCCATTCAGTGGACCGCGGCGCTGGGCAAGTCCTACGTGTGGACGAATGTCACCGGCAAGGACTTCGATACCTTCTGCCGCCAGGTGAACGTTCAGGCCGCAGCATGTGCGCGATGGGGCATTCGCGCCGGCCTCCACAACCACCTCGGGACCGCGGTCGAGACCCAGCCCCAGTTGGAGCAGTTCCTCGCGCGCTGTCCGGGATGCGGGCTCATCCTTGATACCGCTCACCTCGCGGCGGCGGAGGGCGACCCCATCGCCATCATCGAGGAGCACGCGCAGCGCCTGGTGGCGGTGCATGTGAAGGACTGGCTGGTGGTCAACCCCGACATCGGGCTCGACCGGTGGCCGGAGCGCGGCCGCTTCTGCGAGCTGGGCGCGGGCAATATCGGCCTCGACAACTCGGCGGTCATGCGCGCGCTGGGGCGCGCGGGCTACGACGGCTGGGTCTTTGTCGAGCAGGACACGCACCTGCAAGACCCGCTGGCCGACCTCGCCATCAGCAGGGAGTACCTGCGCGCGGCGGGGCGCTAG
- a CDS encoding PIG-L family deacetylase, with protein sequence MVRWIRRRRWLLLPVVIGLAALAWGQVSGYLAWRRTLHGSGFVAEMSLPRPGDRVLIVAPHPDDEALGCGGLIQAALQAGAEVHVVLMTNGDASELAVIFGEKELPFGPRAFIELGQARRKESLRALSGLGLPAKQVHFLGFPNNGLAALWQPEHWRYTDLYRSSRTDASFCPYDNAFTPGAPYCGQQVLAELMAVLHQVRPTVVFVTAPQDAHPDHWATCCFVRYALTTAAMRGAKWAAMTPVYGYLVHWPRFPQPARAATKLALLPPPALSGLGSQWQRLSLAPEIARRKLKAIRSYRSQGPGLARLLLRFARANEAFELLRPVNLEPGGAYVWNHPNTRHRGLGGAQVTRLRLEASHHQTLAVRLGTAPGRINDHAVIGLDIRSWDQQGAPLITTIYLRADGRGHVKHVGAVAASGGPVTVGAHGPRLLEIPAVPLAPGALDREEFLITCWGSTRDRVAEAAVAGVVRLRPTAAPRTVSNEDGERRGRRTSTCRLSASRSRSASGHRSRRASQPGRPVPAAESGSANGCEVARFLLPRGIAACYSVEVRQRAALGYESGCGRAASGAVHRHCRRLRVERSGSARAHRYPHGDRLGYRPRPHHRPGGH encoded by the coding sequence ATGGTTAGGTGGATACGGCGCCGCCGGTGGTTGCTCCTGCCGGTCGTCATCGGACTTGCAGCCCTGGCGTGGGGGCAGGTGAGCGGCTACTTGGCCTGGAGGCGGACCCTGCACGGCTCCGGGTTCGTCGCCGAGATGAGTCTCCCGCGCCCGGGCGACCGCGTGCTGATCGTGGCGCCGCACCCCGACGACGAGGCACTGGGCTGCGGTGGGTTGATCCAAGCGGCCCTGCAAGCAGGCGCCGAAGTGCACGTGGTGCTGATGACCAACGGCGATGCCTCGGAGCTGGCCGTCATCTTCGGCGAGAAGGAGTTGCCGTTCGGGCCGCGCGCCTTCATCGAGCTGGGGCAGGCGCGGCGGAAAGAAAGCCTGCGCGCGCTGTCCGGCCTCGGGTTGCCCGCCAAGCAGGTCCATTTCCTCGGCTTCCCGAACAACGGCTTGGCGGCCCTCTGGCAGCCCGAGCACTGGCGCTACACCGACCTCTATCGCTCGTCGCGCACCGACGCCTCCTTCTGCCCGTATGACAACGCCTTCACCCCCGGCGCCCCCTATTGCGGGCAGCAAGTGCTGGCGGAGTTGATGGCGGTGCTGCACCAGGTGCGGCCCACCGTCGTCTTCGTCACCGCGCCGCAAGACGCCCACCCCGATCACTGGGCGACGTGCTGCTTTGTGCGCTACGCGCTGACGACGGCGGCGATGCGCGGGGCCAAGTGGGCGGCGATGACCCCGGTTTACGGTTATCTCGTGCACTGGCCTCGCTTCCCGCAGCCGGCGCGGGCGGCGACCAAGCTCGCGCTGCTTCCGCCCCCCGCTCTGTCCGGCCTCGGCTCGCAATGGCAGCGCCTGTCCCTCGCGCCCGAGATCGCGCGCCGCAAGCTCAAAGCCATCCGCAGCTATCGGTCCCAGGGCCCCGGGCTCGCCCGCCTGCTGCTGAGGTTCGCCCGAGCCAACGAAGCGTTCGAGCTGCTCCGCCCGGTGAACCTCGAGCCCGGCGGAGCATACGTCTGGAACCACCCGAACACCCGCCATCGCGGGCTCGGCGGAGCCCAGGTGACACGGCTGCGCCTGGAGGCCTCGCACCACCAGACCCTGGCGGTGCGGCTGGGTACCGCCCCCGGCCGCATCAATGACCACGCCGTCATCGGTCTCGATATCAGGAGTTGGGACCAACAGGGCGCTCCGCTCATCACCACCATTTACCTGCGCGCCGACGGCCGCGGACACGTCAAGCACGTGGGTGCGGTCGCGGCCTCCGGCGGACCCGTTACGGTGGGGGCGCACGGGCCCCGCCTCCTCGAGATCCCTGCCGTCCCGCTGGCGCCTGGCGCTCTCGACCGCGAGGAGTTCCTGATTACGTGTTGGGGGAGCACGCGCGATCGCGTCGCCGAGGCAGCGGTGGCGGGCGTGGTGCGGCTGCGGCCGACCGCCGCCCCCCGCACCGTGAGCAATGAGGACGGCGAACGACGGGGACGACGCACGTCCACTTGCCGCCTGTCTGCGTCCCGGTCGCGCTCGGCGTCTGGTCATCGCTCCCGGCGGGCATCGCAACCCGGCAGGCCAGTGCCGGCAGCCGAATCAGGCAGCGCGAATGGGTGCGAAGTGGCACGCTTCTTGCTCCCACGAGGGATTGCCGCGTGCTACAGTGTGGAGGTGCGCCAACGTGCTGCGTTGGGTTACGAATCGGGTTGTGGGCGCGCTGCTTCTGGCGCTGTTCATCGTCATTGTCGGAGGTTGCGGGTCGAGCGGTCAGGTTCCGCTCGCGCGCACCGATACCCCCACGGCGACCGTCTCGGGTATCGTCCTCGACCGCACCACCGGCCTGGCGGCCACTGA
- a CDS encoding glycoside hydrolase family 38 C-terminal domain-containing protein, whose amino-acid sequence MPHTGLIYLVPHFHYDPVWKEDQRTYTARAFDLIAAYLELARSDPSFQLLLSELDYLQPYWNAFPQQRAFLRRLIADGRLEVNGGYNQPNETSIHGEALLRNLVYGRTFQRGVLGIAPQAYLPLDVFGHCPQLPQILRQVGFGACIFSKDIIGAEPLCRAIALDGSEVIQKREPYWFYPQSWQDLLDRLGPQGDEGAVQPEIPGLGVDMRLVGGDMRPPLEWLAGRPEELRAHTPELRVGLPGEYLEMVAERLARGEAILPASSRDLAMYHAGVNVSRIELKIANRLAENALYAAECWCAIAWALGADYPHRPLDKAWRGLMFGHHHDAITGVSSDIPFLDLMATYRETLDLAHQVHVDALGALAGLADTAPARDEALFALVLFNPLPWARTDVCRARLRFDPPVHGFGLHEAGRRQVPCQLLSERREGDRVAEAEIAFIATDVPPVGYVVYHVAPAARAPRGGERREADRGVIANEHYSVTAVAPAGGGLISILDNRAKRQLLDLSRGHPGNEIAVLGEQADREEPPWHVFTTGEQAFSKDEPAAVWVERGPVMERIIVRGGAADCAGRDQEIAVYRGVDRIDFTTDLRAYRGQHQLFAATFPLALEGCAPVFEERFGAVARRRSAGYLDYRTYRQQAMSGCALLPAQNWVELGNCLRITARPARGRPEVSFSVGYAAIITGGSTESRLLGERLMRILARCGVTAGAFTDDAGLEADRPYSTFRFSLSVGRDNAHAHRLLEAAPPAVAAQADKAIQRSGYAFVVTVDPAGERDPEGAPAVPGWDRLLPALLVIARDAQAGAAAVAELEKDITDGVISLPSHSNAVADEQPRADDYGVALINCGNIGASVEADGTAVLTLMHTTAWPGLPWGEGKLAPFFVPEHKDHRFRYALYAHGGDWRRGETTRRACEFNQPLTVVACAPAEGQLPARHSFLSVEPGNVFLSALKPRGNPLAMGARRDPAAAESLIARIYEGHGEAARAQLSTPFTITDAWRVNALEERTAPIHVGGDGVALDLAPCKIETLELAVQRQALLTGARLGPQREPLQPCHTRYWEHNLGPAPMGNQPVSVTMRGAPPMGATTRFGLAVASALADREAAGMVRLSVPAGWTITPAQVPFRLAPGGEQDYEVAVIIPGDAQPAYIRAEVEFEGQLYQEVLPVGDLHPVEASARRVEDRIEVTLRNPNPDAVQGRVDVITPLETWGAAVGEFALAEVRPAAQGFALAPGGETALTFEVVPGADGDAPDLWAYARVASYGHVQYLRCIR is encoded by the coding sequence ATGCCGCACACAGGACTCATCTACCTCGTCCCCCACTTCCACTACGACCCGGTGTGGAAGGAGGATCAGCGCACCTACACCGCCCGCGCCTTCGATCTGATCGCCGCCTATCTGGAGCTCGCGCGCAGTGATCCCTCCTTCCAGCTCCTGCTGTCGGAGCTGGACTACCTGCAGCCTTACTGGAACGCCTTTCCACAGCAGCGCGCGTTCCTGCGCCGACTGATCGCCGATGGGCGCCTGGAGGTCAACGGCGGTTACAACCAGCCCAACGAGACCTCTATCCACGGCGAAGCCTTGCTGCGCAACCTCGTGTACGGGCGCACGTTCCAGCGCGGCGTCCTGGGCATCGCCCCGCAGGCTTACCTGCCGCTCGACGTCTTCGGCCATTGCCCGCAACTGCCGCAGATCCTGCGCCAGGTGGGCTTCGGCGCCTGCATCTTCTCCAAGGACATCATCGGCGCCGAGCCCCTGTGCCGCGCGATCGCGCTTGACGGCTCCGAGGTTATCCAGAAACGCGAGCCGTACTGGTTCTACCCGCAGTCGTGGCAGGACCTGCTCGACCGCCTCGGGCCGCAGGGTGACGAGGGGGCGGTGCAGCCGGAGATCCCCGGCCTCGGGGTTGATATGCGGCTGGTCGGGGGGGACATGAGACCGCCGCTGGAGTGGCTGGCGGGGCGCCCGGAGGAGCTGCGCGCGCACACCCCCGAGCTGCGGGTGGGGCTGCCCGGCGAATACCTGGAGATGGTGGCGGAACGCCTGGCGCGCGGGGAGGCGATACTCCCCGCCAGCTCGCGCGACCTTGCCATGTACCACGCGGGCGTCAACGTCTCGCGCATCGAACTGAAGATCGCCAACCGCTTGGCCGAGAACGCCCTCTACGCCGCCGAGTGCTGGTGCGCGATCGCGTGGGCGCTGGGCGCGGACTATCCCCATCGCCCGCTGGACAAGGCCTGGCGCGGGCTCATGTTCGGACACCACCACGATGCCATCACCGGCGTCTCCTCTGACATTCCTTTCCTCGACCTGATGGCCACATACCGGGAGACCCTCGACCTCGCCCACCAGGTGCACGTTGACGCGCTGGGGGCGTTGGCGGGGCTGGCGGATACCGCGCCGGCCCGGGACGAGGCGCTGTTTGCCCTGGTACTCTTCAACCCTCTGCCGTGGGCACGCACCGACGTCTGCCGCGCGCGCCTGAGGTTCGACCCGCCGGTGCACGGATTCGGCCTGCACGAGGCCGGACGCAGGCAGGTCCCGTGCCAGCTGCTCTCGGAACGACGCGAAGGCGACCGCGTGGCGGAGGCGGAGATCGCGTTCATCGCGACCGATGTGCCGCCCGTGGGGTACGTCGTTTATCACGTCGCGCCGGCCGCCCGCGCGCCCCGCGGCGGCGAGCGACGCGAGGCCGACCGCGGCGTGATCGCCAACGAGCACTATAGCGTCACCGCAGTGGCGCCGGCGGGCGGCGGCCTCATTTCCATCCTCGACAACCGGGCCAAGCGACAACTGCTCGACCTCTCCCGCGGGCACCCCGGCAACGAGATCGCGGTGCTGGGCGAACAGGCCGACCGCGAGGAGCCGCCGTGGCACGTGTTCACCACCGGCGAGCAGGCGTTCTCGAAGGACGAGCCGGCCGCTGTCTGGGTCGAGCGGGGACCGGTCATGGAGCGGATCATCGTCCGCGGCGGCGCCGCTGACTGCGCCGGCCGCGATCAGGAGATCGCGGTTTATCGCGGCGTGGACCGCATTGACTTCACCACCGATCTGCGCGCCTATCGCGGTCAGCACCAACTCTTCGCCGCCACCTTTCCGCTGGCCCTGGAGGGGTGCGCGCCCGTGTTCGAGGAGCGCTTCGGGGCCGTCGCGCGGCGCCGCAGCGCCGGCTATCTCGACTACCGCACCTACCGCCAGCAGGCGATGTCCGGCTGCGCCCTGCTGCCCGCGCAGAACTGGGTCGAGCTCGGCAACTGCCTGCGCATCACCGCCCGCCCGGCGAGGGGGCGCCCCGAGGTGAGCTTCTCCGTTGGCTACGCCGCCATCATCACCGGCGGCAGCACCGAGTCGCGGCTGCTGGGCGAGCGGCTCATGCGCATCCTCGCGCGCTGTGGCGTCACCGCCGGCGCCTTCACCGATGACGCCGGCCTTGAAGCTGACCGGCCATACAGCACGTTCCGGTTCTCCCTGTCCGTGGGCCGCGACAACGCCCACGCGCACCGGCTGCTGGAGGCCGCGCCGCCGGCGGTCGCCGCCCAAGCGGACAAGGCGATCCAGCGCTCGGGCTATGCGTTCGTCGTGACCGTGGACCCGGCGGGGGAGCGGGACCCCGAGGGCGCGCCCGCAGTGCCGGGGTGGGACCGGCTCCTGCCGGCGCTGCTGGTGATCGCGCGCGACGCGCAGGCCGGCGCCGCCGCCGTCGCCGAGTTGGAGAAGGATATCACCGACGGCGTGATTTCGCTGCCGTCGCACAGCAATGCGGTGGCGGACGAGCAGCCGCGCGCCGACGACTACGGCGTGGCCCTCATCAACTGCGGCAACATCGGCGCCAGCGTCGAGGCCGACGGCACGGCGGTCCTCACCCTCATGCACACCACGGCGTGGCCGGGTCTGCCCTGGGGCGAGGGCAAGCTCGCGCCCTTCTTCGTGCCGGAGCACAAGGATCATCGCTTCCGCTATGCGCTGTACGCCCACGGCGGCGATTGGCGGCGGGGCGAAACCACCCGCCGCGCGTGTGAGTTCAACCAGCCGCTGACGGTGGTAGCGTGCGCGCCTGCCGAGGGGCAGTTGCCCGCGCGCCACAGCTTCCTCTCCGTAGAACCGGGCAATGTGTTCCTCAGCGCCCTCAAGCCGCGGGGGAATCCGCTGGCCATGGGCGCGCGGCGTGATCCCGCCGCGGCGGAGTCGCTGATCGCCCGCATCTACGAGGGCCACGGCGAGGCGGCGCGCGCGCAGTTGTCCACGCCCTTCACCATCACCGACGCCTGGCGGGTCAACGCCTTGGAGGAGCGCACGGCGCCGATCCACGTCGGCGGCGACGGGGTGGCGCTCGACCTCGCGCCGTGCAAGATCGAGACCTTGGAGCTGGCGGTGCAGCGGCAGGCGCTGCTGACCGGGGCGCGCCTCGGGCCGCAGCGCGAGCCGCTCCAGCCCTGCCACACGCGCTACTGGGAGCATAACCTGGGGCCGGCGCCGATGGGCAACCAGCCGGTGTCGGTAACCATGCGCGGCGCGCCGCCGATGGGTGCCACCACGCGCTTCGGCCTCGCCGTCGCCAGCGCCCTGGCGGACCGCGAGGCCGCGGGCATGGTGCGCCTGTCGGTGCCTGCGGGGTGGACGATCACGCCCGCCCAGGTGCCGTTCCGACTGGCGCCCGGCGGCGAGCAGGACTACGAGGTGGCGGTCATCATCCCGGGCGACGCGCAGCCCGCCTATATCCGCGCCGAGGTCGAGTTCGAGGGACAGCTCTACCAGGAGGTCCTACCAGTCGGCGACCTGCACCCGGTGGAGGCGTCCGCGCGCCGCGTGGAGGATCGCATCGAGGTCACCTTGCGCAACCCCAACCCCGACGCGGTGCAGGGGCGGGTGGATGTCATCACTCCGCTGGAGACGTGGGGCGCGGCGGTCGGCGAGTTCGCGCTGGCCGAGGTGCGGCCGGCCGCACAAGGCTTCGCGTTGGCGCCGGGCGGCGAGACCGCGTTGACGTTCGAGGTCGTGCCCGGCGCCGACGGCGATGCGCCCGACCTGTGGGCCTATGCCCGCGTCGCCAGCTATGGGCACGTGCAGTATCTGCGCTGTATCCGCTAG
- a CDS encoding amidohydrolase family protein — protein sequence MRGAQGSLVIRNGAVLPPAGEPARTDVLIEGGGIREIAPGLQAKTVIDAAGAYVLPGIIDLHMHGMCRESLEQGALLDFARLEAERGATTFFPGFFGAPQATAELMARHRRETNELRDVPQVGGFRLESPYLANTGAGVSDDLAPITSGTTETLLEAGGDHIRIWDISPELPGAPDAIRRLAGRGILCSIAHTGCTVRQARAAVDAGAGLVTHFYDVFPLPDLTDPDPGVYPSGLTDYLLIEDRVGCEIIGDGTHVHPHLVEITLRCKTPARVAFVTDSNYGAGLPPGRYTTPRWGDIVVDGPNHGVRLADRGMGLAGSALTPIDSLRNAVRLFGKDLATASRLCSTTPARLMGLNKGEIAVGRDADLIILSPELELLHTIVAGRVAYSRSGDE from the coding sequence ATGCGCGGCGCGCAGGGCAGCCTGGTGATTCGCAATGGGGCGGTCTTGCCGCCCGCCGGGGAACCGGCGCGGACTGACGTGCTGATCGAGGGCGGGGGTATCCGCGAGATCGCCCCCGGCCTACAAGCCAAAACCGTAATTGATGCTGCCGGCGCCTATGTGCTGCCGGGGATAATTGACCTGCACATGCACGGGATGTGCCGCGAATCCCTCGAGCAGGGCGCCCTGCTCGACTTCGCCCGCCTCGAGGCCGAGCGGGGGGCCACCACCTTCTTTCCCGGCTTCTTCGGTGCGCCCCAGGCGACGGCGGAGCTCATGGCTCGCCACCGCCGCGAGACGAACGAGCTGCGGGACGTGCCCCAGGTGGGCGGGTTCCGCCTCGAGTCGCCCTACCTCGCCAATACCGGCGCCGGAGTGAGCGACGACCTGGCGCCCATAACCAGTGGCACTACCGAGACCTTGCTCGAGGCCGGCGGCGACCATATCAGGATCTGGGACATCTCGCCCGAGCTGCCGGGAGCCCCTGACGCCATCCGCCGGCTGGCGGGCCGCGGCATCCTCTGCAGCATCGCCCACACCGGGTGCACCGTCCGGCAGGCCCGGGCCGCCGTGGACGCCGGCGCCGGATTGGTGACCCATTTCTATGACGTGTTTCCGCTGCCCGACCTCACCGACCCCGATCCGGGGGTGTACCCGTCCGGCCTCACCGACTACCTGCTGATCGAGGACCGCGTCGGGTGCGAGATTATCGGCGACGGCACCCACGTCCATCCCCATCTGGTTGAGATCACGCTGCGCTGCAAGACGCCCGCCAGGGTTGCATTCGTCACCGACAGCAACTACGGCGCGGGCCTGCCGCCGGGGCGCTACACGACCCCCAGGTGGGGCGATATCGTCGTTGACGGCCCCAATCACGGCGTACGCCTGGCGGATCGCGGCATGGGACTGGCGGGCAGCGCCCTGACGCCGATTGATAGCCTCCGCAATGCCGTGCGCCTGTTCGGCAAGGACCTCGCCACTGCCAGCCGCCTGTGCTCGACCACGCCCGCCCGCCTGATGGGCCTCAACAAGGGCGAGATCGCGGTGGGCAGGGACGCCGACCTCATCATTCTGTCCCCGGAGCTGGAGCTGCTGCACACCATCGTTGCCGGCCGGGTCGCGTACAGCCGGAGCGGGGACGAATGA
- a CDS encoding SDR family oxidoreductase: MGVLDRFSLAGKVALVTGGAGLYGRQIVAAIAEAGARTFIASRNLEALEKVAAEHRKAGADVTALQYDQGDEGSILALRDELMRRAGRIDVLVNNAVTRPMKAGYLDDASTFAESMRVNATGLFVITRAFGDIMAEQRAGSIINISSIYGVVGPDPTNYRGTDMSGWGADYCFHKAGMINFTRLVGSYYGPRGVRCNCVCPGGLRSPTQPETFVRQYGDHTFLGRLADDTDLMGVIVFLASDASLYVTGANIMVDGGYTAK, from the coding sequence ATGGGCGTGCTCGATCGGTTTTCTCTCGCGGGCAAGGTGGCGCTGGTCACGGGCGGCGCCGGGCTCTACGGCCGCCAGATCGTGGCCGCGATAGCGGAGGCGGGCGCGCGCACCTTCATCGCCTCGCGCAACCTGGAGGCCCTGGAGAAGGTCGCGGCCGAGCACCGCAAGGCGGGCGCCGACGTCACCGCTCTGCAATACGACCAGGGCGACGAGGGCTCCATCCTTGCCTTGCGGGACGAGCTCATGCGCCGCGCCGGCCGCATTGACGTGCTGGTCAACAACGCCGTCACCCGCCCCATGAAAGCGGGTTACCTTGACGACGCCTCCACCTTCGCCGAGAGCATGCGCGTCAATGCCACCGGCCTCTTCGTCATCACCCGCGCGTTCGGCGACATCATGGCCGAGCAGCGCGCCGGCTCCATCATCAACATCAGCTCGATCTACGGTGTGGTCGGCCCCGACCCCACCAACTACCGCGGCACCGACATGAGTGGCTGGGGCGCGGACTACTGCTTCCACAAGGCGGGAATGATCAACTTCACGCGCCTGGTTGGCAGCTACTACGGCCCTCGCGGGGTAAGGTGCAACTGCGTCTGCCCCGGCGGCCTGCGCAGCCCCACGCAGCCGGAAACCTTCGTCCGCCAGTACGGCGACCACACCTTCCTGGGGCGGCTGGCCGACGACACCGACCTCATGGGCGTCATCGTCTTTCTCGCCTCCGATGCCTCACTCTATGTCACCGGCGCCAACATCATGGTGGATGGTGGCTACACGGCGAAATAG
- a CDS encoding aldo/keto reductase, producing the protein MLTARLDDLALSRLMLGTVQLGMPYGIANRAGQPSYEVARDIIACAYEGGVTCFDTAAAYGASEQVLGQALAELGLADRMTVATKIRPVEDRTFSDAAAREKIEGSVAGSLRALRLEALPLCLFHREHDFRCIEHLLRLKEKGLVRHVGASVMTPKATAAIIGSGLAEAVQLPASLLDHRFARAGILTEARRRGVAVFARSIYLQGSLLMSEREIPSCLEAAIPVRRELEALAREAGMSLAELAARYVLSLDGVTCVVIGMESVEQLRENLTLIERGPLAPALCAAIGRAVPELPDDLLMPNRWQNV; encoded by the coding sequence ATGCTCACCGCGCGACTTGACGACCTGGCCCTCTCCCGGCTCATGCTGGGCACGGTTCAACTCGGCATGCCCTACGGCATCGCCAACCGCGCCGGGCAGCCATCCTACGAGGTCGCTCGCGACATCATCGCCTGCGCTTATGAGGGCGGCGTAACCTGCTTCGACACCGCGGCAGCCTACGGCGCGAGCGAGCAGGTTCTGGGTCAGGCGCTAGCGGAGCTCGGCCTCGCCGACCGGATGACGGTGGCCACCAAGATCCGCCCGGTCGAGGATCGGACCTTCTCCGACGCAGCGGCGCGGGAGAAGATCGAGGGGTCGGTAGCCGGCTCCCTGCGGGCGCTGCGGCTGGAGGCGCTGCCGCTGTGCCTGTTCCACCGCGAGCATGATTTCCGCTGCATCGAGCACCTGCTCCGGCTGAAGGAGAAGGGGCTGGTGCGGCACGTTGGCGCGTCGGTCATGACGCCAAAGGCAACCGCCGCCATCATCGGCTCGGGCCTGGCGGAGGCGGTGCAGCTGCCGGCCAGCCTGCTCGATCACCGTTTTGCGCGCGCGGGGATCCTGACCGAGGCGCGGCGCCGTGGGGTGGCGGTCTTCGCGCGCAGCATCTACTTGCAGGGGTCGCTGCTGATGTCGGAGCGGGAGATTCCGTCCTGCCTGGAGGCCGCAATCCCCGTGCGCCGCGAGCTGGAGGCCTTGGCGCGCGAGGCCGGCATGAGCCTGGCGGAGCTGGCTGCGCGTTACGTTCTCAGCCTCGACGGGGTCACCTGCGTCGTGATCGGTATGGAGTCCGTCGAGCAACTGCGCGAGAACCTGACGCTGATCGAGCGCGGCCCGCTCGCCCCCGCTCTTTGCGCCGCTATCGGCAGGGCGGTGCCCGAGCTGCCGGACGACCTGCTGATGCCCAACCGATGGCAGAACGTCTGA
- a CDS encoding sensor histidine kinase has product MPTCDSTQTAETSATYLSAADRRLLDRAAGDLQVAADLAHADLLILCPTERPGRVVVAAHGQPSTAHSLYPRNRRGDVIAAERGSPVWRSLHRGRPSRELDGLLIAGVPVEERVTPMRNRAGKIVAVLDMHRSAYYRRPARRPNDALREAAAVLATMIFADAIDAASMEKLIHAGDGIVVYDAAGSIIYADARARAIYRKLGLPRVAGLRLDERELAGAVVLKTHRFRIHSEHEIQIRDAVIIKRVIPLSHHGRAGGQLAVVCDVTDLRRRERQRLVKAAVVQEIHHRVKNNLQTIASLLRLQLRRAASEVTRRALRESVSRILSIATVHDFLSREGTEAVDLKELGASLLQAAREGRHAAEVRVDVSGPHVSIRADRATPLALALNELALNAVEHAFRGRDRGHVSLALRREGEVLVLELRDDGVGLPALFSLDASPNLGLQIVHMLVTQDLKGRFEMGSDNGTWARMTVPWTQVEERNEQAASADRR; this is encoded by the coding sequence ATGCCGACCTGCGACTCCACCCAGACCGCGGAAACCAGCGCGACCTACCTGTCGGCCGCCGACCGGCGCCTGCTCGATCGCGCCGCCGGCGACCTTCAGGTGGCAGCAGACCTTGCCCACGCGGACCTGCTGATCTTGTGCCCCACTGAGCGCCCGGGGCGCGTGGTCGTGGCGGCGCACGGGCAGCCCTCGACCGCCCACTCCCTCTATCCGCGCAACCGCCGGGGGGACGTCATCGCCGCCGAACGGGGGTCGCCTGTATGGCGCAGTCTCCACCGCGGCCGCCCGTCGCGCGAGCTCGACGGTCTGCTAATCGCCGGCGTCCCGGTCGAGGAGCGAGTGACGCCGATGCGCAATCGCGCCGGCAAGATCGTCGCCGTGCTCGATATGCACCGCAGCGCCTACTACCGCCGTCCGGCGCGGCGCCCCAACGACGCGCTACGCGAGGCCGCCGCGGTGCTGGCGACCATGATCTTTGCCGACGCGATTGATGCCGCCAGCATGGAGAAGCTCATTCACGCCGGCGACGGAATCGTCGTCTATGACGCCGCGGGCAGCATCATCTACGCCGACGCGCGGGCGCGCGCCATTTACCGGAAGCTCGGCCTGCCGCGGGTGGCGGGGCTGCGCCTGGACGAACGCGAGCTGGCGGGGGCGGTGGTGCTCAAGACCCATCGCTTTCGCATCCACAGCGAGCACGAGATCCAGATCCGCGACGCGGTCATCATCAAGCGGGTGATACCCTTGAGCCACCACGGGCGCGCGGGCGGGCAGTTGGCGGTCGTGTGCGATGTCACCGACCTGCGGCGGCGCGAGCGCCAGCGCCTGGTCAAGGCGGCGGTGGTGCAGGAGATCCATCACCGGGTCAAGAACAACTTGCAGACCATCGCCAGCCTGCTGCGGCTGCAACTGCGCCGCGCCGCGAGCGAGGTCACCCGCCGCGCGCTGCGCGAGAGCGTCAGCCGCATCCTGAGTATCGCCACCGTCCACGATTTCCTCAGCCGCGAAGGCACCGAGGCGGTGGACCTCAAGGAGCTGGGGGCGAGCCTCCTGCAGGCGGCGCGTGAGGGCCGCCATGCCGCGGAGGTGCGGGTTGACGTCAGCGGGCCGCACGTGTCCATCCGCGCCGACCGCGCCACTCCCCTGGCACTGGCGCTCAACGAGCTTGCATTGAATGCCGTGGAGCATGCCTTTCGCGGTCGGGACCGGGGACACGTGAGCCTGGCGCTGCGAAGGGAGGGGGAGGTGTTGGTGCTGGAGCTGCGCGACGACGGCGTGGGTCTGCCGGCGCTTTTCTCGCTCGATGCGAGCCCCAACCTGGGGCTGCAGATCGTGCACATGCTGGTGACGCAGGACCTCAAAGGGCGTTTCGAGATGGGCAGCGACAACGGCACGTGGGCCCGTATGACCGTCCCCTGGACGCAGGTGGAGGAGAGGAATGAACAGGCTGCGAGCGCTGATCGCCGATGA